One Silene latifolia isolate original U9 population chromosome 4, ASM4854445v1, whole genome shotgun sequence DNA segment encodes these proteins:
- the LOC141652043 gene encoding transcription factor bHLH62-like isoform X2, protein MANFTSDSLSYLEQNELNWELPNPFTPINNTNYLQNSIIDYQNLLGFSSDQQSSIIQEKLAGINNNNPPTVSELVNTSNPVISHGSSSLERCETNGNKRKADEFAECSSLNSSSPMSSYENAKKTNSGRGKRMKTKEKVMEKPNEVVHVRARRGQATDSHSIAERIRRGKINERLKCLQDIVPGCNKTMGMAVMLDEIINYVQSLQNQVEFLSMKLTAASQFHDFNAEIEPDEKMQMNNGSSGQEEQDIQSLIIKRGYDQALANFMQPSWPF, encoded by the exons ATGGCCAACTTTACATCAGATTCTTTATCTTACTTAGAACAAAATGAATTAAACTGGGAATTACCAAATCCCTTTACACCaattaataacacaaattatttgCAAAATTCAATTATAGATTACCAAAATCTCCTGGGTTTTTCCAGTGATCAACAATCATCTATAATTCAAGAAAAACTAGcaggaattaataataataatcctccAACTGTTTCAGAGCTAGTTAATACGAGTAATCCAGTTATTTCACATGGAAGTTCAAGTCTTGAACGTTGTGAAACTAATGGAAACAAAAGAAAAGCAGATGAATTTGCAGAGTGCAGCTCCTTAAACTCTTCTTCTCCTATGtctagttatgaaaatgcaaagaAAACT AATTCAGGAAGAGGGAAGAGAATGAAAACCAAAGAAAAAGTAATGGAGAAACCAAATGAAGTTGTTCATGTTAGAGCCAGGCGCGGTCAAGCCACTGATAGTCATAGCATTGCTGAAAGG ATAAGAAGAGGAAAGATAAACGAGAGACTTAAATGTTTGCAAGACATTGTTCCGGGTTGTAATAAG ACGATGGGTATGGCCGTAATGTTAGACGAAATCATCAATTATGTTCAGTCGTTGCAAAATCAAGTTGAG TTTCTTTCCATGAAGCTCACGGCTGCTAGTCAATTCCATGATTTTAATGCCGAAATTGAGCCCGACGAGAAAATGCAG ATGAATAATGGATCAAGTGGTCAGGAAGAACAAGATATACAAAGTTTAATTATTAAGAGAGGATATGATCAAGCTTTAGCCAACTTCATGCAACCAAGTTGGCCTTTTTGA
- the LOC141652043 gene encoding transcription factor bHLH62-like isoform X1 codes for MANFTSDSLSYLEQNELNWELPNPFTPINNTNYLQNSIIDYQNLLGFSSDQQSSIIQEKLAGINNNNPPTVSELVNTSNPVISHGSSSLERCETNGNKRKADEFAECSSLNSSSPMSSYENAKKTNSGRGKRMKTKEKVMEKPNEVVHVRARRGQATDSHSIAERIRRGKINERLKCLQDIVPGCNKTMGMAVMLDEIINYVQSLQNQVEFLSMKLTAASQFHDFNAEIEPDEKMQKMNNGSSGQEEQDIQSLIIKRGYDQALANFMQPSWPF; via the exons ATGGCCAACTTTACATCAGATTCTTTATCTTACTTAGAACAAAATGAATTAAACTGGGAATTACCAAATCCCTTTACACCaattaataacacaaattatttgCAAAATTCAATTATAGATTACCAAAATCTCCTGGGTTTTTCCAGTGATCAACAATCATCTATAATTCAAGAAAAACTAGcaggaattaataataataatcctccAACTGTTTCAGAGCTAGTTAATACGAGTAATCCAGTTATTTCACATGGAAGTTCAAGTCTTGAACGTTGTGAAACTAATGGAAACAAAAGAAAAGCAGATGAATTTGCAGAGTGCAGCTCCTTAAACTCTTCTTCTCCTATGtctagttatgaaaatgcaaagaAAACT AATTCAGGAAGAGGGAAGAGAATGAAAACCAAAGAAAAAGTAATGGAGAAACCAAATGAAGTTGTTCATGTTAGAGCCAGGCGCGGTCAAGCCACTGATAGTCATAGCATTGCTGAAAGG ATAAGAAGAGGAAAGATAAACGAGAGACTTAAATGTTTGCAAGACATTGTTCCGGGTTGTAATAAG ACGATGGGTATGGCCGTAATGTTAGACGAAATCATCAATTATGTTCAGTCGTTGCAAAATCAAGTTGAG TTTCTTTCCATGAAGCTCACGGCTGCTAGTCAATTCCATGATTTTAATGCCGAAATTGAGCCCGACGAGAAAATGCAG AAGATGAATAATGGATCAAGTGGTCAGGAAGAACAAGATATACAAAGTTTAATTATTAAGAGAGGATATGATCAAGCTTTAGCCAACTTCATGCAACCAAGTTGGCCTTTTTGA
- the LOC141652862 gene encoding uncharacterized protein LOC141652862 isoform X2 has translation MQAVHLASSLNFSPFSSSITNSWRLPQSHPPHSISNFNHLNLQRPNLRFSNPKYARFRIIASAATKADYYTTLNVRRNATLDEIKSSYRKLARKYHPDTSKTPGSEEKFKEISAAYEVLSNEEKRGLYDRFGEAGLQGEFSGPSFTEQEVDPFEVFDSIFGDTNGFFGGEGIGQSRQNLDIWSDISLTFEESIFGGKREIEVPCLERCAVCDGTGAKSTHGIKSCSACGGRGRIMKSQRTPFGVASQVSTCVSCQGEGRIVTDKCLECGGLGNIRSIRRIDVVIPPGVVDGATMQLRGEGNYDGNRRISGDLYLALHVEERRGILRDGLNLVSRVSITYTEAILGTTIKVETVEGSKELQIPPGIQPGDKVILSQLGVPKRRDSGRGDHVFIVDVRIPKTVSERERKLLEELAILRGSSDDYTNFIHGNQNRSNMTTERINHSYQKSKTGNSVWNLVGRLFQGRDSRKGFASATMSMPPSLWRHGGMDPWFSS, from the exons ATGCAGGCAGTTCACCTTGCGTCTTCCCTCAATTTCTCCCCATTTTCATCCTCAATTACAAATTCATGGCGATTACCCCAATCTCATCCACCACATTCAATCTCAAATTTCAACCACCTCAATCTTCAACGCCCTAATCTTCGTTTCTCCAATCCAAAATACGCTCGCTTTCGGATAATTGCTTCCGCGGCTACAAAAGCTGATTATTATACTACTTTGAATGTCCGTAGAAATGCTACTTTGGATGAAATTAAGTCCTCTTATCGCAAGTTAGCTCGCAAG TACCATCCAGATACAAGTAAAACACCTGGTTCTGAGGAGAAATTCAAGGAAATCAGTGCTGCATATGAG GTATTATCTAATGAAGAGAAAAGAGGCTTATATGACCGCTTTGGTGAGGCAGGTCTACAGGGGGAGTTCAGTGGCCCAAGTTTTACCGAGCAAGAA GTGGACCCTTTTGAAGTGTTTGATTCAATTTTTGGTGACACAAATGGTTTCTTTGGAGGTGAAGGCATTGGTCAAAGCAGGCAGAATCTTGATATCTG GTCTGACATATCACTAACCTTTGAAGAGTCAATTTTTGGAGGAAAGCGAGAAATTGAAGTACCCTGCTTGGAGAGATGTGCTGTATGTGATGGGACAGGTGCCAAATCAACACATGGCATTAAATCATGCTCTGCATGTGGAGGTAGAGGAAGAATCATGAAAAGTCAGAGAACACCATTTGGTGTAGCTTCTCAG GTCTCAACATGCGTAAGTTGTCAAGGGGAGGGTAGGATTGTGACTGATAAATGCCTGGAATGTGGTGGTTTGGGAAACATCAGATCTATACGAAGGATTGATGTGGTTATCCCACCTGGtgttgttgatggagctactatGCAGCTACGAGGAGAAGGGAATTATGATGGTAACAG GAGAATTTCTGGCGATCTTTATTTGGCTCTTCATGTTGAAGAAAGACGTGGAATATTGAGAGATGGTCTCAATCTCGTCTCCAGAGTCAGTATCACTTACACAGAGGCAATTCTGGGAACTACCATTAAG GTCGAAACTGTGGAGGGTTCAAAGGAACTCCAGATTCCTCCCGGAATTCAGCCAGGAGATAAAGTAATATTATCACAATTGGGGGTTCCAAAAAGGCGTGATTCAGGAAGAGGTGATCATGTCTTTATTGTGGATGTTCGAATCCCAAAAACAGTCAG TGAAAGGGAACGCAAATTGCTTGAGGAGCTTGCTATTCTGAGGGGTTCATCTGATGACTACACAAATTTTATTCATG GCAATCAAAACAGAAGTAACATGACCACGGAGAGGATAAACCATTCATACCAGAAGAGTAAAACTGGTAATTCTGTATGGAATTTGGTGGGACGGCTTTTCCA GGGAAGGGACTCACGAAAAGGCTTTGCATCCGCAACTATGTCTATGCCACCGTCATTATGGAGGCATGGCGGGATGGATCCCTGGTTTTCAA GTTAA
- the LOC141652862 gene encoding uncharacterized protein LOC141652862 isoform X1, which produces MQAVHLASSLNFSPFSSSITNSWRLPQSHPPHSISNFNHLNLQRPNLRFSNPKYARFRIIASAATKADYYTTLNVRRNATLDEIKSSYRKLARKYHPDTSKTPGSEEKFKEISAAYEVLSNEEKRGLYDRFGEAGLQGEFSGPSFTEQEVDPFEVFDSIFGDTNGFFGGEGIGQSRQNLDIWSDISLTFEESIFGGKREIEVPCLERCAVCDGTGAKSTHGIKSCSACGGRGRIMKSQRTPFGVASQVSTCVSCQGEGRIVTDKCLECGGLGNIRSIRRIDVVIPPGVVDGATMQLRGEGNYDGNRRISGDLYLALHVEERRGILRDGLNLVSRVSITYTEAILGTTIKVETVEGSKELQIPPGIQPGDKVILSQLGVPKRRDSGRGDHVFIVDVRIPKTVSERERKLLEELAILRGSSDDYTNFIHGNQNRSNMTTERINHSYQKSKTGNSVWNLVGRLFQGRDSRKGFASATMSMPPSLWRHGGMDPWFSSPWVVFFLLNFVFAIISNLTRKCSQSSKKSNHPSGGHRTLY; this is translated from the exons ATGCAGGCAGTTCACCTTGCGTCTTCCCTCAATTTCTCCCCATTTTCATCCTCAATTACAAATTCATGGCGATTACCCCAATCTCATCCACCACATTCAATCTCAAATTTCAACCACCTCAATCTTCAACGCCCTAATCTTCGTTTCTCCAATCCAAAATACGCTCGCTTTCGGATAATTGCTTCCGCGGCTACAAAAGCTGATTATTATACTACTTTGAATGTCCGTAGAAATGCTACTTTGGATGAAATTAAGTCCTCTTATCGCAAGTTAGCTCGCAAG TACCATCCAGATACAAGTAAAACACCTGGTTCTGAGGAGAAATTCAAGGAAATCAGTGCTGCATATGAG GTATTATCTAATGAAGAGAAAAGAGGCTTATATGACCGCTTTGGTGAGGCAGGTCTACAGGGGGAGTTCAGTGGCCCAAGTTTTACCGAGCAAGAA GTGGACCCTTTTGAAGTGTTTGATTCAATTTTTGGTGACACAAATGGTTTCTTTGGAGGTGAAGGCATTGGTCAAAGCAGGCAGAATCTTGATATCTG GTCTGACATATCACTAACCTTTGAAGAGTCAATTTTTGGAGGAAAGCGAGAAATTGAAGTACCCTGCTTGGAGAGATGTGCTGTATGTGATGGGACAGGTGCCAAATCAACACATGGCATTAAATCATGCTCTGCATGTGGAGGTAGAGGAAGAATCATGAAAAGTCAGAGAACACCATTTGGTGTAGCTTCTCAG GTCTCAACATGCGTAAGTTGTCAAGGGGAGGGTAGGATTGTGACTGATAAATGCCTGGAATGTGGTGGTTTGGGAAACATCAGATCTATACGAAGGATTGATGTGGTTATCCCACCTGGtgttgttgatggagctactatGCAGCTACGAGGAGAAGGGAATTATGATGGTAACAG GAGAATTTCTGGCGATCTTTATTTGGCTCTTCATGTTGAAGAAAGACGTGGAATATTGAGAGATGGTCTCAATCTCGTCTCCAGAGTCAGTATCACTTACACAGAGGCAATTCTGGGAACTACCATTAAG GTCGAAACTGTGGAGGGTTCAAAGGAACTCCAGATTCCTCCCGGAATTCAGCCAGGAGATAAAGTAATATTATCACAATTGGGGGTTCCAAAAAGGCGTGATTCAGGAAGAGGTGATCATGTCTTTATTGTGGATGTTCGAATCCCAAAAACAGTCAG TGAAAGGGAACGCAAATTGCTTGAGGAGCTTGCTATTCTGAGGGGTTCATCTGATGACTACACAAATTTTATTCATG GCAATCAAAACAGAAGTAACATGACCACGGAGAGGATAAACCATTCATACCAGAAGAGTAAAACTGGTAATTCTGTATGGAATTTGGTGGGACGGCTTTTCCA GGGAAGGGACTCACGAAAAGGCTTTGCATCCGCAACTATGTCTATGCCACCGTCATTATGGAGGCATGGCGGGATGGATCCCTGGTTTTCAAGTCCGTGGGTTGTTTTCTTTTTGCTCAACTTTGTATTCGCAATAATATCTAATCTTACTCGCAAATGCTCCCAAAGCAGTAAAAAGAGTAATCACCCTTCGGGTGGTCATAGAACGTTGTACTGA
- the LOC141652863 gene encoding cysteine-rich receptor-like protein kinase 10 produces the protein MGVVLSRLWDCINNKFRHDSVSTEALDNSDLFFSFTTLQNATNFFSDLNLLGRGGFGPVYKGFIPDGREIAVKKLSVYSRQGLTEFTNEVKLLLRTQHKNLVTLLGCCIDGDEKMLVYEYLPNKSLDYFLFNKDKSVALDWAKRYRIIIGIARGLLYLHEEAPERIIHRDVKASNILLDKDLNPKISDFGLARLFPGDGTHLDTFKISGTYGYMAPEYAMHGYLSVKSDVFSFGILMLELVSGRKNFADQLGAEKADLLRYTWMLYQEGKALELVDATLAKCNPDEAAMCIQLGLLCCQATVSDRPTMSSVHLKLCSDSFTLPQPGKPGVHGRRWLGKNTTSSAFTNTNPSSSKTTVTGSSVLEEFSVNSISVSSLEEGR, from the exons ATGGGGGTAGTTTTATCTAGATTATGGGATTGCATAAACAACAAATTCCGTCATGATTCTGTGTCTACTGAAGCTCTCGACAATTCTGATTTGTTCTTCTCCTTCACTACTCTTCAGAATGCTACTAATTTCTTCTCCGACTTGAATTTGTTGGGTCGTGGCGGTTTTGGCCCTGTTTATAAG GGATTCATACCCGATGGACGGGAAATAGCAGTGAAAAAGCTGTCAGTGTATTCAAGACAAGGCCTGACGGAGTTCACCAATGAAGTGAAACTACTGCTAAGGACTCAACATAAAAACTTGGTGACTTTGCTCGGCTGCTGTATAGACGGAGATGAAAAAATGCTGGTGTATGAGTATCTGCCAAATAAAAGCCTTGATTATTTTCTATTTA ATAAAGATAAATCAGTAGCCCTAGATTGGGCTAAACGGTATAGAATAATTATTGGAATAGCTCGAGGACTTCTTTACCTCCACGAAGAAGCTCCGGAGAGGATTATTCATAGAGATGTTAAGGCCAGCAATATTTTGCTAGATAAGGATTTAAATCCTAAGATATCGGATTTTGGGTTGGCCAGGTTATTTCCCGGTGATGGCACACATTTGGATACTTTTAAGATTTCTGGTACTTA TGGCTACATGGCTCCTGAATATGCAATGCATGGATACTTGTCCGTGAAGTCAGATGTCTTCAGTTTTGGAATTTTGATGCTCGAGTTAGTGAGCGGACGAAAAAACTTTGCCGACCAACTTGGTGCAGAGAAGGCAGATCTCTTAAGATAT ACGTGGATGCTCTACCAAGAAGGAAAGGCGCTGGAATTGGTTGATGCAACCCTTGCCAAGTGCAACCCGGACGAAGCAGCAATGTGCATTCAGCTTGGTCTGCTATGTTGCCAGGCGACGGTTTCTGATAGGCCTACCATGAGCTCTGTCCATCTGAAGCTTTGCAGTGACTCATTCACATTACCTCAACCCGGAAAACCTGGGGTTCATGGTCGCCGTTGGCTTGGGAAAAATACTACCTCTTCTGCTTTTACTAATACTAATCCCAGTAGTTCCAAGACTACTGTGACTGGGAGCAGCGTTTTGGAAGaattttctgtaaattctatATCCGTTTCTTCATTAGAGGAAGGAAGATGA